From one Thalassobaculum sp. OXR-137 genomic stretch:
- a CDS encoding alpha/beta fold hydrolase → MPDYAYFDLGPTVLQHGATVPNLRLAYKTYGTLAPDRSNLVLYPTSYGAQHYDTQWLIGPGRVLDPTDWFIVIPNMFTNGLSTSPSTLPEPFGHGRFPVFTHWDNVHAQKRLVQEAFGAETVALIYGWSMGGQQALHWGSLFPDMVERICAVCTSARTSPHNKVFLEGVRATLTADPAWAGTHFRDRPVTGLRAMGRVYAGWAMSQAFYREEMWRGAGFSSLEDWLVRSWEGNFLRRSGDDLLASLDTWYRSDISDNEIHKGDLAKALGAITAKSIIMPSTTDLYFTALDSERETAQMPNAEFRPIVSDWGHRAGNPNLNPADKAVLRQAVADLLG, encoded by the coding sequence ATGCCGGACTACGCCTATTTCGATCTCGGCCCGACCGTCCTGCAGCACGGGGCGACCGTCCCCAACCTGCGGCTGGCCTACAAGACCTACGGCACCCTGGCGCCGGACCGCTCGAACCTGGTGCTGTATCCGACGTCCTACGGCGCCCAGCACTACGACACCCAGTGGCTGATCGGCCCGGGGCGGGTTCTGGATCCGACGGACTGGTTCATCGTCATCCCCAACATGTTCACCAACGGGCTGTCGACCAGCCCGAGCACCCTGCCCGAGCCGTTCGGCCATGGCCGCTTCCCGGTCTTCACCCATTGGGACAACGTCCACGCCCAGAAGCGGCTGGTGCAGGAGGCGTTCGGGGCCGAGACGGTCGCTCTGATCTATGGCTGGTCGATGGGCGGCCAGCAGGCGCTGCATTGGGGCAGCCTGTTCCCGGACATGGTGGAGCGGATCTGCGCCGTGTGCACGAGCGCCAGGACCTCGCCGCACAACAAGGTGTTCCTGGAAGGGGTCCGGGCTACGCTGACCGCCGATCCGGCCTGGGCCGGAACCCATTTCCGCGACCGCCCGGTCACCGGCCTGCGGGCCATGGGCCGGGTCTATGCCGGCTGGGCGATGAGTCAGGCCTTCTATCGCGAGGAGATGTGGCGCGGCGCCGGGTTCAGTTCTCTGGAGGACTGGTTGGTGCGAAGCTGGGAGGGCAACTTCCTGCGGCGCAGCGGCGACGACCTGCTGGCCAGCCTCGACACCTGGTACCGCTCCGACATCTCCGACAACGAGATCCACAAGGGCGATCTCGCCAAGGCGCTCGGCGCGATCACGGCGAAGAGCATCATCATGCCGTCGACCACCGACCTGTATTTCACCGCGCTGGACAGCGAGCGCGAGACGGCGCAGATGCCGAACGCCGAGTTCCGCCCCATTGTCTCCGACTGGGGCCACCGGGCCGGCAACCCCAACCTCAACCCGGCGGACAAGGCGGTGCTGCGTCAGGCGGTGGCGGACCTGCTCGGCTGA